TGATTACTTGGTTCAAATTTCAGACCAAACTGCGGGTACATATTTGGTCACCTTTCCACTTACATTTTGGTCACGTTTTTGTGATGAATGTTGTTCAGGATGCTCGACCATACTAAGAATGTCCACTTCTCAAGTTCGTATGACAAGATCGATGCTTCGATGAACCTGATGTGAAATTACTACAGAATATAGCTAGTAATGAGCAAAGCTAAACTATAAACACTGCTTCCTACTGAGAGAGTGCAATCAGGTCCAGAATCAAACCAGACTTACTGACTGAGGCTGTAAAGAGCTGCAAAGATTCTTCAATGAATACTCAAAAAAATCTTCAATGTTTTGTTTCCAATCCTGCTGATGAAGAGGTAATGACGACATGCAATTGAGCACTTTGACTACTTTTCAATGGCAATGACGACATGCCTTAAGTTACTTACAAACCTTATTAATAGTCGCTACTATATTAGTGATCAATACATAACTAGAAAAATACTTCTGTGCTGACCCTTTCGGCCCTTTTTTTCAGGTAAGTAGAAAATGAAAAGAgcaaaaagggagaaaaaaaaggcaggcAGGTTGTTGGTGAAGGGCTTAAGTCTTAAGATCTTCTTTTTGTTGTGGCACCACATTGGCTATGTCCCTTTTGCTTATACCTTGGGGCCACACCCTTTTAGCTGGGGATCATTTAGAAtctaaacaaacaaataaaaagaatcCCTTCCATTGACAGATTCAGAGTTCAAGAACATGGTGGCCCCAGGTGATGGCTGGGGCCTCTGATCTGATGTGTGATGAGACTAATCTGATGTGTAAAACTGCTCACTTTCCGCTAATTATGACTTAATTTAAGGGCGTCATAGTTACGCGTTTTTTATAAGCGTTGGTTGTGCTGCGTCATAATGACAAGTGTTGATCTGACAGACCTGGAGCTTATGCGTAACCTCGTCAGAATTGCGACCATGCTGGCATGTTCGATAAAAGGCGTTGGTATGAGCTGTTGTTGTGACATCCCAGGTCTTAGTTTTATGCTTGATAATTGAGGGATTATTTTATGGATATACTAGATCTGCactttgacaactttttcagttgaactTTAGCTTAACTAGCATACACAGTTATAGTCAGTTACCAAACTTAGAAAAATGATAATATTTTACAGGCAATAATCCTCTTCTTTGCAAGGTGAAAACAACTCGGAATAATCTTAAaagcaataacaataatatTCGGTTGAAAATATTCGTGTAACCAATGTTACAATGCTTTTCTAAGAGGGTGTGCACGTACCAACCACACTCACACGTGTCAGCCTGTCATCTACACATTTTAGATGTAATTCAGCtggtttttagaatttttagaTGGATTCTATCTCCTCTTCTTTAATTAATGAAGCATTTGTACACAAAGCTGGGCCATAAATTTGGCCCCAAAAGGAGCCCAGCCCAACGGGCCTTCGGCCCATCCCGAAGCAGTGGTCTCCTCGCCTCGTCGCCCACTGCCACCGCTGACGTCACCGCactctcgctgctgctgctgctgctcgcgaCGCCCCGAATCCCCCCatgttcgccggcggcgcggatggcggCAACGGCCACCTGCCGCGGCCGCggagggcgcggcgcggcggcggaggcggaggaggaatgGGGTCTCCTCCtccggggccgccgccgccgccctgcaccGACTACGACATGGCCTACTTCAAGGCGTACTCGCACATCGGCGTCCACGAGGAGATGCTCAAGGTAAGTCGCCCTACCtgtgcatctctctctctctctcactctccgtGGTTTCGGGTTCGTGCTGGAGAGGAGAGTTGGGGGGAACCGCGCGTACCGGCGGATTGATGCGTAGGTGGGTTAGGGTTTATATTTCAGTGGCGATTTTGGGGATCGGATTCGTGGGATCATGGTACAAAATGGGGTTGTCTTGGGATCCTCGTTGTTGCGCTGCTATGTGTAAGGAGAAGCTAGTGTTTGCATTAGTCTAATTAACATAAAAACCTGCATAGATGGGGATGTTTTAGTCTTGAATGCTATGACAGAGATCATGCTATTCGATGAAAAAATTGAGTAAGCTCCATTTCCATGCCCGCGATCATATGCATTTGGGATTGAATGTATGTAACAAGTTCGCTTACCTTGTCAAGGAACAATGGCCACTCTTTGGGTAACAGTATTTAAACATATACCACAAAGGGAATAATGGGATGATCCTATGTACTTTCATTTGTCAGATAGTAAACGAAAACTGTGTCCGTAAACGTGGATGGATGTGTCCCCTGTTCCTTGTCGAGGTACTATCACTGAGACACCAACTGTTTCCAAAACGGTTATGTTAAGGTGCTAGTATATTGTTTCCCACAAACCTTGAAGTTTGAAAATCCTGATATTCTCTTCCCTTTCTTTGAAACCTTTTGTTTAATGAGACCTCTTTGCGCATGAGAAAGTCATTTCTTGTTTATGGGTGtttctcccccctccctctttatttttttaaataaagagaAGGATCATGTGACTGACATTTATGCTGCTGACTGCAGGACCATGTGAGAACTAATACTTACAGAAATGCTATCATGCATCACCAGGATTTAATTTCAGGcaaagtaataatattttttgacTTATTTATTTTCTGGACTACATGGTATTCTTGGCAAGACGGCAGATTGGATACAACTTTCTGTCCTACTAATTTAgctcttgtgtttttttttttgaaatggcAACTTTCAGGTTGTGTTGGATGTGGGCTGTGGCACTGGTGTACTTTCTATATTTTGTGCTTTCGCTGGTGCCGCTCGGGTAACTTCATTAGTTAGTTATTAGCTGTGCACTTGTGTTCTGATGATGATACTACAATTTGACGttgtgctgattttttttaagtatctcTCATCCTCTAACATTCCTTTTGCTCTCGAACTATTCTGAAAATTGCAATGGCATATCTTGATGGTTACCAAATACTAGTTAAATCCACGTTTAATCTTTTCTATGCATCAAATTATGATTCATAATTCAGCAGTTTACCTTTTTAAAAGACATGTGAGTGAGCATGTAATATGCTGTACGAATCTATGAGTTCCTTTTGTACATGCTTGAGGGCTGTAGATTATTCTTCAGTTATTTCCATGTGGTACTTCATTTCGTGACATAGATGAAAGGATTACTGTTTTGGTCTATATAATTCATCTCTCGAATGAGATTatgttgttttcactttttagGTCTATGCAGTTGATGCAAGTGATATTGCCTTACAGGTAGAGCCTTCCAACACCCTGTTTTACTTCTGTAGTTTTCCAAACTACAGTTGTATTTATTAATCATGAGCCGAGCTGCAAGACTTATTTGGTAGCATGAAAATTGGTAAATCATATAGCAAAAGATTTTGTTGCTTTATATTTTGTGATATGTCAGTACTCTGCTAAATATGCATATTCTTGAAATGCTTTTGCAGTTATGCCAGCATATGATTTTACCTTCTGCATTCTATTATTACCTTCTACAAATTGTGGTGTTGATTCTGATTACATTTGTAATCTGAAAATGTTTAGGCTATGGAAATTGTGAGAGAAAATGAGTTATCTGACAAAGTCATTGTTCTGCACGGTCGAATTGAGGTGCGTGTTTCTATTTAATCTTTGCCATTCCCCACAATTGCATCTACTGAGCTTTATCATACTTTTCATGTGAGGCTGTAACACTTTCTGGCTTAGACCATATCCTTCTTTTGCAACCATCCTTAAAGTTCTATCTTTTATTGTGGTTTTGTTACTATCCTTATAATTCTACTTTGAGGTCCTCCTTGTGTTATCCAGTATTATTATATTAGAATATTTGAAAATCAGGATGTCGAAATTGAAGAAAAAGTCGATGTCATCATATCTGAATGGATGGGCTACATGCTTCTGTATGAGGTATATATAAGTTCCATGTTTATGCTGCTGATCTTACTCCACACATCATTTTACATGTGTGCTATCTGTGGAATTTGAAATTAGTCATGTTGATGGTAGAGTATGCTGGGGAGTGTAATCTTTGCTAGAGATAAATGGCTTAAACCAGGGGGTCTTATTCTTCCATCTCATGCATCGGTAAGATTTGAGAAAAATGTCATGCTGGAATTTAACTAGCTGAGAGTTGATATAGTTATTGAAAATTGTCAGGCTGACATACAAGAATAATTTTGTGTTGCAGCTTTACCTGGCACCTATTACAAATTCCCACAGATATCAGGATAGTGTTTACTTCTGGCAAGACGTGTATGGTATAAAAAGTGAGTTGGTGTTGCGCCCATAATCCATATAGGAGTATACCCTCTCTTTCTGACTAATATATATTCTTAGTATGAGACTTAGTTATTTTGTTCATGATATGCACAATAGCTCGCAGTGCAGATAGCTTGATGAGGAAGCTAACAGTTGTTTCTTATTCTCAGAATAATTTGTAGTGTTTTCTTTGCTTGACTTCAGTGTCTTCTATGATGCCTCTTGCAAAACAATGTGCATTCATGGAGCCATCTGTTGAGACGATTAGTGGAGAGAATGTTCTGACCTGGCCATCAGTGGTGAGGTTCTAACAATTAGTTCTTGGTGAACCATTTCTCTCTTCTTGACATGAATTTAATGTGCATACCACACACAAGCCTCAAAATATAATTTCTGTTTGTGTTTCTTGCTATTTTATCTGGAGTTTTGCATTGAGTACTTGAGTTTCTGAAGCAGGTGGCGCAGGTGGATTGTTATACCATACAAGCTCCGGAGCTTGAAACTATCACTGCTACATTTAACTATACGTCGATGTTGCAAGGTAACTTgtactagtttatttttttacatgtgcATTTTGGTATAGGTGGCAACCAACTATGTAATAGTTTCCAACAtctgtcccccccccccccccccccccctctttttttaCTTCACTTGCTGGGAAACTGTTGCTGATCCTGCTCTCTTCTGTCTTGTTATTTTAGCTCCATTGCATGGTTTTGCATTTTGGTTCGATGTCGAGTTTAATGGACCAGTGCGCCAGAGATCCAAGAAGCAAGCAAACCAATGCTTGGATGGGAACACACAAGATGCCAGCCCaagtaataaaaagaaaaaggcagaTGCCCCAATTGTTCTGTCGACTGCACCGGAGGATGCACCTACCCACTGGCAGCAGGTGATTGCTTTGTGCCCTAtctattttcctttttgtttgggTATATTGAAATACCTAGAGAATTACATAGTTAAAATCCACAATAGTGATAGCATTCTCTCTTTCAGACCCTATTGTACTTGTTTGAACCTATCGAGCTAAAGAAAGATCAAAATATTGAGGGTTCTGTTACCATATCTCAAAGCCAGCAACATGCTCGCTTCCTCAACATCTGCCTGAAATATTTGTAAGTCTGATTACTCTAGCACAGTTTCATTCTTATCATGATCTTCTGCTACTAAAGCTTGATATAATTCTGAATCCCTCACGTATTTGCAGTACTAGAGATCAATGGTATGTTAAAGAATCGGTGATGAAATAAGACGGGGGTAGCTTCAAGAGTGGACTGCAGGATCTCATATTTGTTTTTCCTGTGCACGTTGAAGCTTACTTGCAATTTTGGAGAATCTTTGACAAGCGTCACGTACTGACATCCTGATGACAAGCGTCTTTTGGTTCCTATTTGGAaagctggatttttttttttttaggaattgAGTGCAACTCCGCTAGAATTCGTACAGAAAtcctttttttcttgaaaaggGCCTGATTAGATTAACAGCCTGATGATCATGTGCATTCAGCTGATGAAAGGAGCAGTGAGAAACTCATAATTACATGCCGACCAAGGGTGGGATAGGTTTTCCTGTTAAGTTTGTCTTAGCTCATGTCATTTGGTTACGCTTTGTTATTTTTTCCTATAGACTAAGATAGCAATGTTCTTTTCTTTGTAAGAACAAATTGTCAACATTCATGCGGCCCTTGTGGTAGGCTATATCAGCGGCGTGATTTTCTGATTTTCCATATGCTCGTCTTTATTGTCTAACATATTAGTGTTGGTGCCGCCTTCCTGAGGTGTTCTTATGAGTTAGTATCACTTGTAACAAAACTTGAAAGAATTCGAGAAATGGCATTTACGGCGCAATTTTTCAGAGAATCAGAGGAATTAGAGATCAAGTCCCCAACCCTGTGTAGAATGAATTTCATTCCAATCTATGAGCCGTCAGTTGGAATGATGATAACATGTTTAGAACATCAGTGAacgatggattttttttaaaaaaaaaatcaaacagtgCATGTCTAGATAAAAATCAAACAGTGCCCTTGCCAATCGAAGGGTCACTCATGTTATCATGTATGTACATCTCAGGTTAACAGGAAGGTTTGTATTAGCGCCACACGCGCGACGCGGCCATGCTCTTCAATTCCCTACTGTGCAACACCGCACCACCAGTTTGGATTTagcgtgtgaaaaaaaaaaaagaatcacattACGAATCTCGCACCTACAACGCTACATGTCAACCAATCAGAACGTCGAGGCCAAGACGAAACGAAATCCTGGACATGAACTCTTGTTAGTGGCCTGGAAAATATTCAGATGAATGAATATTTCTAACCAAACAATTATCTGGAGATTTAAAATAAGTTCGGTGTTTACCTCATAGTCtagtcatcatcctcatcatcgtTATTGTTGTTCGCATGGTATATCTTTTGTGCACGGTACATATCAGCAACCTGGGAATTTGAACATAGTAGTAGTCATGCATGAGAAATCTTAAGATCGTGCCATAAAGAAAGAAACAAGCGGGAGAAACTTACTTGCTCAGATGTGGTTGCCTGTTCTGGATTTTTATCATCACGAACACGTAACAAGCGAGGAAATCTTAGGGAGATGCCCTGGTTCAATTTGGCTATTAGTACTAAAATCATGCACTCATGCATATATACTACAGAACGGGATTACGGCGGATAGCAAAACCAACCTTGTTCGGATCAACTATACCATTGGCAGCACGATGCACAGGACTAATGCTCAAATCAGCAGCTTTCACCTCCCAAACCTGAGGATCAACAAAATATAATTGCAAACCTCAACAATCAGAAAATTAAATCAAAGCTGCCTAGACCCCTTAATTTAAACTTTTGGGTCAAAATATATCCGGGGAAGTAAGAAGTAAAACAGCAAATTCAATAAAACCATGTAAAACACTACACAAAAATATGCTTAGAAGTTCTAGAAAATTCCCAAAACAATTCGGTCAATTCCATATGTAGTAAGGTGCTATGGTACACGTATAGAAAATCTAGAGATCAAACAATAGTTCATTTGGAAGATATGAAATTCAAAAACAGTGGAATGTAAcgtcaacaaaaaaaatgtagaatATATAGGGGTAAAACATAAAGCATCAGTGTTGAATAAGTAGAAATTCAT
The sequence above is drawn from the Oryza glaberrima chromosome 10, OglaRS2, whole genome shotgun sequence genome and encodes:
- the LOC127786334 gene encoding probable protein arginine N-methyltransferase 6.2 isoform X1; translated protein: MFAGGADGGNGHLPRPRRARRGGGGGGGMGSPPPGPPPPPCTDYDMAYFKAYSHIGVHEEMLKDHVRTNTYRNAIMHHQDLISGKVVLDVGCGTGVLSIFCAFAGAARVYAVDASDIALQAMEIVRENELSDKVIVLHGRIEDVEIEEKVDVIISEWMGYMLLYESMLGSVIFARDKWLKPGGLILPSHASLYLAPITNSHRYQDSVYFWQDVYGIKMSSMMPLAKQCAFMEPSVETISGENVLTWPSVQVAQVDCYTIQAPELETITATFNYTSMLQAPLHGFAFWFDVEFNGPVRQRSKKQANQCLDGNTQDASPSNKKKKADAPIVLSTAPEDAPTHWQQTLLYLFEPIELKKDQNIEGSVTISQSQQHARFLNICLKYFTRDQWYVKESVMK
- the LOC127786334 gene encoding probable protein arginine N-methyltransferase 6.2 isoform X2, producing the protein MFAGGADGGNGHLPRPRRARRGGGGGGGMGSPPPGPPPPPCTDYDMAYFKAYSHIGVHEEMLKDHVRTNTYRNAIMHHQDLISGKVVLDVGCGTGVLSIFCAFAGAARVYAVDASDIALQAMEIVRENELSDKVIVLHGRIEDVEIEEKVDVIISEWMGYMLLYESMLGSVIFARDKWLKPGGLILPSHASLYLAPITNSHRYQDSVYFWQDVYGIKMSSMMPLAKQCAFMEPSVETISGENVLTWPSVVAQVDCYTIQAPELETITATFNYTSMLQAPLHGFAFWFDVEFNGPVRQRSKKQANQCLDGNTQDASPSNKKKKADAPIVLSTAPEDAPTHWQQTLLYLFEPIELKKDQNIEGSVTISQSQQHARFLNICLKYFTRDQWYVKESVMK